Proteins co-encoded in one Daphnia carinata strain CSIRO-1 chromosome 3, CSIRO_AGI_Dcar_HiC_V3, whole genome shotgun sequence genomic window:
- the LOC130693651 gene encoding protein suex-1-like, producing MKIVLLAFCLVHLAMFASVSADEKADQASAEFAAGMEGMNYNGDETKHRPIFILPRPPIYGGYGGYGGFRGGYGGHGGYGNYGGYGGYGFGPYYG from the exons ATGAAAATCGTGCTG TTGGCCTTTTGTCTAGTGCACTTGGCAATGTTTGCGTCCGTTTCTGCAGACGAAAAAGCGGATCAAGCTTCCGCTGAATTTGCTGCCGGAATGGAGGGAATGAATTACAACGGCGATGAAACCAAACATCGGCCAATCTTCATTCTACCCCGACCTCCG ATCTATGGTGGCTATGGCGGATACGGAGGTTTCCGTGG GGGATACGGTGGCCATGGTGGTTACGGCAATTACGG aGGCTATGGTGGATATGGCTTCGGACCATATTATGGTTAA